A single Antechinus flavipes isolate AdamAnt ecotype Samford, QLD, Australia chromosome 5, AdamAnt_v2, whole genome shotgun sequence DNA region contains:
- the MCAT gene encoding malonyl-CoA-acyl carrier protein transacylase, mitochondrial: protein MASVMAARWRLGGRASNALGRRLWSSRARDPAGPPPPSEVEDVVELLKDATLGTGSKTGSRPRRRPETTSVLLFPGQGSQIVGMGRALLRYPGARALYESAARVLGYDLLELSLRGPREALDRTVHCQPALYVVSLAALEALRHKRPEVIENCVAAAGFSVGEFAALVFAGALEFEEGLHAVKVRAEAMQEASAAVPSGMLSVLGKPQTQYKRACLDAREHCQTLGIEQPVCEVANYLFPDCRVISGHLQALQFLQKNSSKYHFRRTKMLPVSGAFHTQLMEPALEPLAQVLKKMDIKKPLVSVYSNVDGNKYVHAKYIQKLLVKQVVCPVKWEQIMHAIFERRKGTDFPQTFEVGPGKQLGAVLRNCNLKAWRAYSHVEVTEEEEPDEEPLAG from the exons ATGGCGTCCGTCATGGCGGCCCGGTGGCGGCTCGGCGGAAGGGCCTCAAACGCGCTCGGACGGCGTCTCTGGTCCTCGCGAGCCCGGGACCCCGCGGGGCCGCCGCCGCCGTCCGAAGTGGAGGACGTGGTGGAGCTGCTAAAGGACGCCACGCTGGGCACGGGCTCGAAGACGGGGTCTCGTCCTCGGCGGCGTCCCGAGACCACCTCGGTGCTGCTCTTCCCGGGCCAGGGCAGCCAAATCGTCGGCATGGGACGCGCGCTTCTTCGCTACCCGGGCGCGCGCGCGCTCTACGAATCCGCCGCGCGCGTGCTGGGTTACGACCTGCTGGAACTGAGCTTGCGCGGACCGCGCGAGGCGCTGGATCGCACGGTGCATTGCCAGCCCGCGCTCTACGTGGTCTCGCTCGCCGCCCTGGAGGCGCTCCGGCACAAGCGGCCCGAG GTTATTGAGAATTGCGTGGCTGCAGCGGGATTCAGCGTGGGAGAGTTTGCAGCCCTTGTCTTTGCTGGTGCCTTAGAATTTGAAGAAG GGTTGCATGCTGTCAAAGTCCGCGCCGAGGCCATGCAGGAAGCCTCCGCGGCTGTACCCAGCGGGATGCTGTCCGTCCTCGGGAAGCCCCAGACCCAGTACAAGCGGGCGTGCTTGGATGCACGAGAACATTGCCAGACCCTGGGCATCGAGCAGCCCGTCTGCGAGGTGGCCAACTATCTGTTTCCCGACTGCAGAGTGATTTCCGGGCATCTCCAG GCCCTGCAGTTCCTCCAGAAGAATTCCTCCAAGTACCACTTCAGGAGGACCAAGATGCTGCCGGTCAGCGGAGCGTTCCACACCCAGCTCATGGAGCCCGCGTTGGAGCCGCTGGCTCAAGTCTTAAAGAAGATGGACATAAAGAAGCCTTTGGTTTCCGTCTATTCTAACGTGGATGGCAATAAGTACGTGCACGCCAAATACATCCAGAAGCTGCTGGTGAAGCAGGTCGTGTGCCCCGTGAAGTGGGAGCAGATCATGCACGCCATCTTTGAACGGAGGAAGGGGACGGACTTCCCGCAGACGTTCGAAGTGGGGCCTGGGAAGCAGCTGGGGGCCGTGCTCAGGAACTGTAACCTCAAGGCTTGGAGGGCCTACAGTCACGTGGAAGTGACGGAGGAAGAGGAGCCGGATGAAGAGCCCCTGGCTGGCTAA